Within the Borrelia parkeri genome, the region ACAGTATTAATCAAGAGAATTAAAATTCCAATATTTTTATTTTTATTTATAGTATTTTACTTTATTCTTATCATTAATTTTCTCACAACCAACCTCGAAGCACTTCTGATTATTTTTGTATCAATATCAACACTTTGTATTTTTTTAATATTCACTTGGATAAAAACTGAAAGTAACCTCAAACACACATTTTTATCCTTAATTGAAATAAAAGAACAAAAACGAGAAACAAAAATCCTAAAATTCAAGATCCTCATACATATAATGTTATTCATAGCATCATTAATGCCATTTTTTTATGCACAAAATATACTTAATGCTTATAATAATTTTAATTATCTTTACAGTAAAAAATTGAACTATTTTGACTATTTAAACCCCAACAACATTTACTTAATGGTGGGACACAATGAAGAAATTCCAAATATTGTGGGTTATATGTATCACATATTTTACCAAAATGAGCTTAAATATAAAATCACATCTCAATATGGCAAAATAAATACACATGTAAAAGAGGACTATTTTGAAATAGAAAACAACAAAATAACTATCAACCAAAAAACTGTATACAAAGTAGACAAAGAATTTATATCCAAAAACCTTAATAAAGAACTCCCAAAATTATTCTTAGATAATGGAAATCCAATCTTAATATATAAAGAAACACCCGCTAATATTGCAATGAATAAAGATAATTTTACAATTTTGTTCACTCTCTCATTACCATTTTTCTTATTGCTATTCCTATTTAAAGCAATAAGATTTACAATTCTTTTAAATATGAGTGAAAAAAGCTATAGAAAATATATTAGAGGAAATATTTGATGTCTAACTCAAAAACGCTAAAAATAAAAAAACAATATAAAGTAAATATAGATGAAATTCAAATGCCTGAATGTGTTTTAATTCCACTAGAAACAAAAAATGCAAAATCCACAATATATATCATTGAAAATCAAAGAATCACAGAAGGACAAATATTATCAAAAAATAAAAATGCAGAGCTATACACATATTCCCCAATATCTGGAACAATAGAAAAAATATATACAGCTAATCTTCCAGGTGAACACCAATTAAAATCAGCATTAATAAGATTTCACGGAAGAATCAAAAACGAACAAGAACTCTCAGTTGAGGAAGAATCAAGAGAAAAAACACTAGAAAAGTTAATTCGACTAGGAATTCCTTGGTTTAATGAACATTCACTATTTCAATATGTAAGTAAATGCAAAAAAATAGATAAAATGCTTTTCTTAATAAACGGTAAAGATCCATTCACAAATATCTCAGAAATATTAATAAAAGAAAAATTAGATGAAATTATTTATGGTTTTGAAACAATCGACAAAATATTTAAATTCAAAGAAATATTAATAGTACTTAGCAATTATCACTTAAAAAAAGAACTTGAAAACTTAAATATCTTTCAAGACAAAAGATTAACGATCAAATTAATTCCCAATACTTCATATCCATATTCAAATCATGAAGTAATCATGCACTTTTTATACAATGAAGAGAGCATAAAAAATAATATAAATCCAAATAAAAACATACTTCTAGTTAATGTCGAAGACCTTTATAATGTATATAGTACGCTCAAAACAAACTCCCCATATAAAGAAAAGTTTATAACCATAAACGGCAACAAAAAAATACAAAGTAAAATAATCAAAGTAAAAATTGGAACATCTATCCAACAAATAATAAATGAAGATATTGATACAAAAAAATATGACATATTTATAAACAATCCCGCAAATAAGATAAAAATAAACAATCTAAATATACCTATAACAAGAGATATATATAGCATTACAATATTAAAAAAAGAATCAATATTGAGTAAAATAAAACTCTTAAAAACACCTAGTTTTTCACCACGATATATGGAAGAGATTATTTTATCAAAGATTAAGGACAAAAATAACATTTCTAATAAACAATTACAATATCTGCAATATACTGAAACTGAAACAGAAGATGAAATAAACAAAGTAAAAAAAGAAATAAAGGAAAAGATTTTAAATCTGAGCCTCAACAATGAACCAATATACACTGAAAACAACTTAAAAGATATCTATTTAACTATTATCTTAGCCTTAATACCTAGTTTAATATTCTCTTTTACAAACAACATAAAATTTTTAATTGATACTTTAATACTAACAATGATAAGCTTGTGCTCATACATTCCAATAATGCTAAAATCAAAACATAAATATCTCTCGTTCTTTATATATACTTCATTAATTATCAATATAATCTTACCTTTAAATTTCTCTATCATATTAAAAATAATGGCATTACTTTTTACATTTTTAGTATTTTTTTATTTCTCAAAGCTTTCCAAATTTCTTGTAAATCCCATACTAATATCGTTTATGTTTTTATTACTAAACTTTCCATCAAGTTTTAAGCATACATATTCTAAAAAACTCTCAGAGCAAGAAGATATAATTCCTACCTGGAATAAAATAATGCAGCAAAGTTCAAACATTCAAAATTTAGCAAGCCTAAAAGAATTTAAAAGGTATGAAAACAAGAACATTGATATGATTGAAAAATTTATAAATGATAATATATTGTCTAATCTAAATATAATGATACCAAGATTTCACATTGAAAACTTGTTAGGATTACAAAACGAAAAATATTTATCCCCCATTCTGATTTATATTGGTTTCTCATTTATTCTTGGAAAATTTATCATAAATAAATTAATACCACTATCTTTTTATATAAGTCTGCTACTAATTGCTTATATCCTCAAAAGTCTTGGTCTTTACAGTTATATAAGTTTTGATATGCTAACTCTAATAATGTCACCAATTCCAATGATTTTAGTATTTACAATGGGCACAGAATTGCAAATAGCCCCCCCCTTTAAATTTGAACAAATACTTTATGGAATTATATTATCTTTAGCATATTTTATAACATTAAGCTATATTCCACTTGAAACTTTAGCAGCTGTAATATCCATTTTTATCCTACAGATAAGTTCAACATTAATAAAAAGATATAGCTTAACATTTCAGATAAAAAAAATATTGCATCATTTAAGTATGAATCAAGCAAAAACAATAAAATATAAAAATGAAAATGGAGAAGAAATTATATAAATTATGAAAAATAGTTTAATAATGTATTTACTAGTAAATAATCTATTACTAATACACTTTATCGGAATTGAAGACATAAAAATCAAAGATAATAAGACATTATCAAAAAAGTATTTGGTCGTTATAATAACTTCTTTATTAATTTATTCAAGTCTTTTTTACGTTTATAAATTATTCTCAGAACATAACTTATTATTTATAATACCAATTATATATATAACATTGATCTATATACTAACGATCATACTAAAAACATTAAACAATATCTTAATTGTTTACAACAATAAATCAAAATATTCAAACGACTTTCTGCTATCCAATAGTAGTTTAATTGCAATAACATTCTTTTCCTTAGATAAAAGTCATAACTTTTTAGAAGGCATTACAATACTCATTTTGTCTTCACTCAGCATCCTAATGGCCCTTATATTAATAACCCTAACAAAGAAAAGTTTTGAAAAAAAATTAACATCAAAAATATTAGCCAATGAAACAATGTATTTTTTTATAATGTTCATTTTATCTTTAATTCCAAATATAATTATGTTAATAAATAATATCGAGGGTCTATAATGAGAGAAAAAATCAATGAACTTTTGGAACAAATTGAAAATGTCTGGAGGAAGCTTTGACAGCAATACGATCAAGGTAAAACTTAAAGAATATGAAAAACAAATAAATGATGAAAATTTCTGGAATGATAATAAAAAAGCACAAGAGATTCTTAAAAATCAAAATATTTTAAAAGCCAAAATTGAACCTTGGGAAGACTTGATATGTAAACTCAAAGACTTAAGAGAACTCTGCGAAATTGCAGAAAGCGAAGAAGACACAGCACTACTCGATCAAGATATTAATAAACTAAGAGAACAGTACAAGCATCTCCTAACATTATCTTATTTTAAAGAAGATATTGATATAAATAATGCTTTCTTGACAATACACTCAGGAGCAGGTGGCACAGAAGCTTGTGATTGGGTTAGCATGTTATATAGAATATACCTAAGATATTCTGAGAGACATGGATACAAAACAGAACT harbors:
- a CDS encoding RnfABCDGE type electron transport complex subunit D produces the protein MSNSKTLKIKKQYKVNIDEIQMPECVLIPLETKNAKSTIYIIENQRITEGQILSKNKNAELYTYSPISGTIEKIYTANLPGEHQLKSALIRFHGRIKNEQELSVEEESREKTLEKLIRLGIPWFNEHSLFQYVSKCKKIDKMLFLINGKDPFTNISEILIKEKLDEIIYGFETIDKIFKFKEILIVLSNYHLKKELENLNIFQDKRLTIKLIPNTSYPYSNHEVIMHFLYNEESIKNNINPNKNILLVNVEDLYNVYSTLKTNSPYKEKFITINGNKKIQSKIIKVKIGTSIQQIINEDIDTKKYDIFINNPANKIKINNLNIPITRDIYSITILKKESILSKIKLLKTPSFSPRYMEEIILSKIKDKNNISNKQLQYLQYTETETEDEINKVKKEIKEKILNLSLNNEPIYTENNLKDIYLTIILALIPSLIFSFTNNIKFLIDTLILTMISLCSYIPIMLKSKHKYLSFFIYTSLIINIILPLNFSIILKIMALLFTFLVFFYFSKLSKFLVNPILISFMFLLLNFPSSFKHTYSKKLSEQEDIIPTWNKIMQQSSNIQNLASLKEFKRYENKNIDMIEKFINDNILSNLNIMIPRFHIENLLGLQNEKYLSPILIYIGFSFILGKFIINKLIPLSFYISLLLIAYILKSLGLYSYISFDMLTLIMSPIPMILVFTMGTELQIAPPFKFEQILYGIILSLAYFITLSYIPLETLAAVISIFILQISSTLIKRYSLTFQIKKILHHLSMNQAKTIKYKNENGEEII